From one Geoalkalibacter halelectricus genomic stretch:
- the aroE gene encoding shikimate dehydrogenase has translation MPSNIFGSTRILGIFGDPVAHSLSPLMQNQALRQAGIDAVYVPFHVRPADLAGAVAALRHLNILGVNVTVPHKEAVLPLLDEVDENARLIGAVNTIVNRAGHLHGYNTDGEGFLHSLRDDLGFEPAARRVLLLGAGGACRAALVVLAQAGVAEIRIANRNVERAQTLIDSFAATFPGTTFAALPLAQCPEFQAAAADIDLLVNTTSLGLAGEEILLPWEGFPPRCAVYDMVYRRGGTVFCRRAAAKGHLTADGLGMLAAQGERAFELWTGQPPPFGVMKSRLLAEPADN, from the coding sequence ATGCCTTCAAACATCTTTGGCTCCACCCGCATCCTCGGCATCTTCGGTGATCCCGTCGCCCATTCCCTCTCGCCGCTGATGCAGAACCAGGCGTTGCGTCAAGCGGGCATCGATGCGGTCTATGTGCCCTTTCATGTGCGCCCCGCGGATCTTGCCGGGGCGGTGGCGGCGCTGCGTCATTTGAACATTCTCGGCGTCAACGTCACCGTGCCGCACAAAGAGGCGGTGCTGCCGTTGCTTGACGAGGTGGACGAGAACGCCCGGCTCATCGGCGCGGTCAACACCATTGTCAATCGCGCTGGTCATCTGCATGGGTACAACACCGATGGTGAGGGCTTTTTACACAGCCTGCGCGATGACCTCGGCTTTGAACCGGCCGCGCGCCGGGTGCTGCTGTTGGGGGCGGGCGGCGCCTGTCGCGCCGCTCTGGTAGTTCTGGCGCAAGCCGGGGTTGCCGAGATTCGCATCGCCAACCGCAATGTTGAGCGCGCGCAAACCCTGATAGACTCTTTTGCCGCGACATTTCCCGGCACAACCTTTGCAGCTTTGCCGTTGGCACAATGCCCTGAATTTCAGGCTGCCGCAGCGGATATCGACCTGCTCGTCAATACCACCAGCCTGGGACTTGCAGGGGAGGAGATTCTCTTGCCCTGGGAGGGTTTTCCCCCGCGGTGCGCGGTTTACGACATGGTCTATCGGCGCGGGGGCACCGTTTTTTGTCGCAGGGCCGCCGCCAAGGGCCATCTGACGGCGGATGGCTTGGGCATGTTGGCCGCTCAGGGAGAGCGCGCGTTTGAGCTGTGGACGGGGCAGCCGCCGCCCTTTGGCGTCATGAAATCACGGCTTTTGGCAGAGCCGGCTGACAATTAA
- a CDS encoding type IV pilin protein yields MLSKFKKSQKGFTLIELLIVVAIIGILAAIAIPQFASYRERAFNSAAQSDLRTIRTSVEAHYAENYQYPAH; encoded by the coding sequence ATGTTGTCAAAGTTCAAGAAAAGCCAAAAGGGTTTTACCCTCATCGAGCTGCTGATCGTCGTCGCGATCATCGGCATCCTCGCAGCCATCGCAATCCCGCAGTTCGCGAGCTATCGCGAGAGAGCGTTCAATTCGGCGGCGCAGAGTGATTTGCGGACCATTCGTACCTCGGTTGAAGCACATTACGCTGAAAACTATCAGTATCCGGCTCATTAA
- a CDS encoding type IV pilus twitching motility protein PilT, which produces MSANIHQLLKTMVEQGASDLHVSTGTPPQLRIDGKVLPTKLPPMTPAETKQLCYSILTDAQKRKFEEENELDFSFGVKGLSRFRGNLFMQRGAVAGAFRLIPYKVLTFEELGLPQVVKDISRKPRGLVLVTGPTGSGKSTTLASMIDQINGERQEHIMTIEDPIEYLHPHKKCLVNQREVGADTVSFKKALKHILRQDPDVVLLGELRDLETIEAALTIAETGHLCFATLHTNGCVQTINRVIDVFPTNQQTQVRAQLSFVLEGVLSQTLIPKASGRGRVLALEIMVPNPAIRNLIREDKVHQIYSQMQMGQEKFSMQTMNQSLFMLYHKKLISMEDAIGRSSDPEELRQMIANPSAVLKRMTPGAAAARA; this is translated from the coding sequence ATGTCCGCCAATATTCATCAGCTTCTCAAAACCATGGTCGAGCAGGGCGCTTCGGATTTGCATGTCTCCACCGGCACGCCGCCGCAACTGCGTATCGACGGCAAGGTTCTGCCCACCAAGCTGCCTCCCATGACCCCTGCCGAAACCAAGCAGTTGTGCTACAGCATCCTCACCGACGCCCAGAAGCGCAAGTTCGAAGAAGAAAACGAGCTTGATTTCTCCTTCGGAGTCAAGGGCCTGTCGCGTTTCCGCGGCAATTTGTTCATGCAGCGTGGCGCCGTCGCCGGCGCCTTTCGCCTGATCCCTTACAAGGTTCTGACCTTCGAGGAGTTGGGCCTGCCGCAAGTGGTCAAGGACATTTCGCGCAAGCCGCGCGGCCTGGTGCTGGTCACCGGTCCCACCGGCAGCGGCAAATCGACGACCCTGGCCTCCATGATCGACCAGATCAACGGTGAGCGCCAGGAGCACATCATGACCATCGAAGATCCCATCGAGTACCTGCACCCCCATAAAAAATGCCTGGTCAATCAGCGCGAAGTCGGCGCCGACACCGTTTCGTTCAAAAAGGCTCTCAAGCACATTCTGCGGCAGGATCCGGACGTGGTGCTGCTCGGCGAGCTGCGCGATCTCGAAACCATCGAGGCGGCGCTGACCATCGCCGAAACCGGCCATCTGTGCTTCGCCACCCTGCACACCAACGGCTGCGTGCAGACCATCAACCGCGTCATCGACGTTTTCCCCACCAACCAGCAGACCCAGGTGCGCGCTCAGCTCTCCTTCGTGCTTGAGGGCGTGCTCAGCCAGACCCTGATCCCCAAGGCCTCCGGGCGCGGGCGGGTGCTGGCTTTGGAGATCATGGTGCCCAACCCGGCGATCCGCAACCTGATCCGCGAGGACAAGGTGCATCAGATCTATTCACAGATGCAGATGGGGCAGGAAAAATTCAGCATGCAGACCATGAACCAGTCGCTCTTCATGCTCTACCACAAAAAACTCATCAGCATGGAAGACGCCATCGGTCGCTCCTCCGACCCCGAGGAATTGCGCCAGATGATCGCCAACCCCAGTGCCGTTCTCAAGCGCATGACCCCCGGCGCGGCCGCGGCGCGAGCCTGA
- the pilB gene encoding type IV-A pilus assembly ATPase PilB: MTSNRLGELLVRNKLITSEQLEKAVADQKSQGGRLGASLIKLGFLHDEELAAFLSKQYGVPSINLDEFEIEPAVIRLIPADVVQKYQVLPVNRAGSTLIIAMSDPSNIFAIDDIKFMSGYNIEVVVASEAAIKAAIDRYYDQSQTLADVMEDLDDIDLEVVDEQDSVDVAALEKATEDAPVVKLVNLILTDAIKKKASDIHIEPYEKNFRVRYRIDGVLYEVMKPPMKLKNAIVSRIKIMSEMDIAERRLPQDGRIKIKLPGGKDMDYRVNCLPTLFGEKVVLRLLDKGNLQLDMTKLGYEPQALEWFKREIHKPFGMVLVTGPTGSGKTVSLYSALSELNKTTENISTAEDPVEFNFAGINQVQMHEEIGLNFAAALRAFLRQDPDIIMIGEIRDFETAEIGVKAALTGHLVLSTLHTNDAPSTINRLLNMGIEPFLVASAVNLITAQRLARRVCSECSEVEDIPKQALIEAGVAAEEVDAVVCRRGRGCNNCNNTGYRGRVGLYQVMPMFEEIRELILAGANTAEIKRESMRLGVKTMRQSALTKLKEGVTSFEEVLRCTVADD; encoded by the coding sequence ATGACCAGCAACCGTCTCGGAGAACTTCTGGTTCGCAACAAATTGATTACCAGCGAGCAGTTGGAAAAAGCTGTTGCCGATCAGAAAAGCCAGGGCGGGCGCCTCGGCGCCAGCCTCATCAAACTCGGCTTTCTTCATGATGAAGAACTGGCGGCGTTTCTCTCCAAGCAATACGGCGTGCCCTCCATCAATCTCGATGAATTCGAGATCGAGCCCGCCGTTATTCGTCTCATTCCCGCCGACGTCGTGCAAAAATATCAGGTTTTGCCCGTCAATCGCGCCGGTTCCACCCTGATCATCGCCATGAGCGATCCCTCGAACATCTTCGCCATCGACGACATCAAGTTCATGAGCGGCTACAACATCGAGGTGGTAGTTGCCTCCGAAGCGGCGATCAAGGCCGCCATCGACCGCTATTATGATCAGAGCCAGACCCTGGCCGATGTCATGGAGGATCTCGACGATATCGACCTCGAAGTGGTCGACGAGCAAGATTCCGTGGATGTGGCGGCCCTGGAAAAAGCCACCGAAGACGCGCCGGTGGTCAAGCTGGTCAACCTGATCCTCACCGACGCCATCAAGAAGAAGGCCTCGGATATCCACATCGAGCCTTATGAAAAGAACTTTCGCGTGCGTTACCGCATCGATGGCGTGCTCTATGAGGTGATGAAGCCGCCGATGAAGCTCAAAAACGCCATTGTTTCGCGCATCAAGATCATGTCGGAGATGGATATCGCCGAGCGGCGCCTGCCTCAGGACGGACGCATCAAGATCAAGCTGCCCGGCGGCAAGGACATGGACTATCGCGTCAACTGTCTGCCCACCCTGTTCGGTGAAAAAGTGGTCCTTCGTCTCCTCGACAAGGGCAACCTGCAACTTGACATGACCAAACTCGGCTACGAGCCCCAGGCCCTGGAATGGTTCAAGCGCGAGATTCACAAGCCCTTCGGCATGGTGCTGGTCACCGGACCCACCGGCTCGGGCAAGACGGTGTCGCTCTATTCGGCCTTGTCCGAACTCAACAAGACCACCGAAAACATTTCCACCGCCGAGGATCCCGTCGAGTTCAACTTCGCGGGCATCAACCAGGTGCAGATGCACGAGGAAATCGGTCTTAACTTCGCCGCGGCCCTGCGCGCCTTTTTGCGGCAAGACCCCGACATCATCATGATTGGTGAGATCCGCGACTTCGAGACGGCGGAAATCGGCGTCAAGGCGGCCTTGACCGGCCACCTGGTGCTGTCGACCCTGCACACCAACGATGCGCCCTCCACCATCAACCGCCTGCTCAACATGGGCATCGAACCGTTTTTGGTCGCTTCCGCCGTCAATCTCATCACCGCCCAGCGCCTGGCACGTCGCGTCTGTTCCGAGTGCAGCGAGGTCGAGGATATTCCCAAACAGGCCCTCATCGAAGCCGGAGTGGCGGCCGAGGAGGTCGATGCCGTCGTGTGCCGCAGGGGGCGCGGGTGTAACAACTGCAACAACACCGGTTATCGTGGGCGCGTGGGCCTCTATCAGGTCATGCCCATGTTCGAGGAAATCCGCGAATTGATCCTGGCCGGTGCCAATACCGCGGAAATCAAGCGCGAGTCCATGCGCCTGGGGGTTAAGACCATGCGTCAGTCGGCCCTGACCAAGCTCAAGGAGGGGGTCACTTCCTTCGAGGAAGTGCTGCGCTGCACCGTCGCCGATGACTGA
- a CDS encoding AbrB/MazE/SpoVT family DNA-binding domain-containing protein — protein sequence MALAKLSSKSQIVLPAEICRRLKIKPGDMLEIAEGDNAIVIRKAEKSALEALDACGSKLWQGYDRELEEAREEWNP from the coding sequence ATGGCATTGGCCAAGCTCAGCAGCAAATCGCAAATCGTTCTTCCTGCCGAAATTTGCCGGCGCTTGAAAATCAAGCCCGGTGACATGCTTGAGATCGCGGAAGGGGACAATGCCATTGTGATTCGCAAAGCTGAAAAGTCGGCCCTTGAAGCTTTGGATGCCTGCGGCTCAAAACTTTGGCAGGGCTACGATAGGGAATTGGAAGAGGCCAGGGAAGAGTGGAATCCTTGA
- a CDS encoding type II secretion system F family protein: MAKFAWEGKTRTGASQKGEMEAPNQAAVTATLRRQGIMPSKIKERGKGMDRDIKIPGMEPRITTKDLVVFTRQFATMIDAGLPLVQCLDILGRQQDNKTFKKILVQVKEDVESGSTFADALKKHPKAFDELYVNLVAAGEVGGILDTILNRLAAYIEKALKLKKQIKGAMTYPATVVSIAFIVIAVILVFVIPAFESMFADFGGALPAPTQIVINMSNFVQDYIIAIIGGIILSIFAFKRIYRTQKGRARIDDWALKLPVFGPLIRKAAVAKFTRTLGTMISSGVPILDGLDIVAKTAGNKTVEKAIYKVRQSISEGKTIAEPLEKSGVFPPMVCQMISVGEQSGAIDTMLNKIADFYDDEVDDAVSALTAMLEPLLMLFLGTTVGGLVIAMYLPIFQLAGTVGG, translated from the coding sequence ATGGCCAAATTTGCCTGGGAAGGAAAAACCCGCACCGGCGCGAGCCAAAAAGGTGAAATGGAGGCGCCCAACCAGGCCGCCGTCACCGCGACCCTGCGGCGTCAGGGCATCATGCCGTCGAAGATCAAGGAACGCGGCAAGGGGATGGATCGGGACATCAAGATTCCCGGCATGGAGCCGCGCATCACCACCAAGGATCTGGTGGTGTTTACCCGCCAGTTCGCCACCATGATCGATGCCGGTCTGCCCCTGGTGCAGTGCCTTGATATTCTCGGGCGCCAGCAGGACAACAAGACCTTCAAGAAGATTCTCGTGCAGGTCAAGGAGGATGTCGAATCCGGTTCGACCTTCGCGGATGCGCTCAAGAAGCATCCCAAGGCCTTTGACGAACTTTACGTCAACCTGGTGGCGGCGGGCGAGGTCGGCGGGATTCTCGACACCATTCTCAACCGCCTGGCCGCCTACATCGAAAAAGCCCTCAAGCTCAAAAAGCAGATCAAGGGCGCCATGACCTATCCGGCCACGGTGGTGAGCATCGCCTTCATCGTCATTGCCGTTATCCTGGTGTTCGTCATCCCTGCCTTCGAGAGCATGTTCGCCGATTTCGGCGGTGCGTTGCCCGCGCCGACCCAGATCGTCATCAACATGAGTAATTTTGTTCAGGATTACATCATTGCGATAATCGGCGGCATCATTCTGTCGATCTTTGCCTTCAAGCGCATCTACCGCACCCAGAAGGGGCGCGCGCGCATCGACGACTGGGCCCTGAAGCTGCCGGTGTTCGGTCCCCTGATCCGCAAGGCGGCGGTGGCCAAGTTCACCCGTACCCTGGGCACCATGATCTCCTCGGGCGTGCCGATCCTCGACGGCCTCGATATCGTCGCCAAGACGGCGGGCAACAAAACCGTTGAGAAAGCCATCTACAAGGTGCGCCAGAGCATCAGCGAGGGCAAGACCATCGCCGAGCCCCTGGAAAAATCCGGCGTGTTCCCGCCCATGGTCTGTCAGATGATTTCCGTCGGTGAGCAGTCGGGCGCCATCGACACCATGCTCAACAAGATTGCCGATTTCTACGACGACGAAGTTGACGATGCGGTTTCGGCTCTTACGGCGATGCTGGAGCCCTTGCTCATGCTGTTTCTTGGGACCACTGTCGGCGGTCTGGTCATCGCCATGTACCTGCCCATTTTCCAGCTTGCCGGGACGGTCGGCGGCTGA
- a CDS encoding two-component system sensor histidine kinase NtrB — MNDSSRATGRLGPTRSQLSWFLLFRLVVITLFLGGAILYQLGLRAPHPQTAVDYLFWLVGLSYAQALFSAAVLRKIQHFKVFTQVQITWDLFFVTSLIYLSGGIESIYSFLYILVIISSALLLTRRDSLLVASAASILYGSLLDLQYFGLLPVLPGMYFSDQIDVGTVFYAIFVNVMAFFLTALLSGTLSERLRRSEQALERRQIDYEELENLNRTLLANINSGLLIINPQGRIRLLNAAGSKITGYTLEDVYDRDVREVFPSLGVYEGEFRLVARGEARVGDRYGKVHVIGYDSTHLRDRDERILGLLVTFQDLSHVKLMEEQLKRADRLAAVGRLASGMAHEIRNPLASISGSVQLLMEAGNVSDDDKRLMRIVVREADRLSRLLTDFLLYARPSSPVPEKIDIAALLDELSQLLMADGRFSAIEIHKEYESEVWLDLDRQQFRQALWNLVINGAEAMGGRGALYLGAQAGGLIWVEDSGPGIGADLRQKIFEPFFTTKDSGTGLGLATVHAIVTGHGGEIELEQGRTGGARFVIRLGAG; from the coding sequence ATGAACGATTCCTCCCGCGCAACGGGTCGGCTTGGGCCGACCCGTTCGCAGTTAAGCTGGTTTCTGCTGTTTCGCCTGGTGGTCATCACCTTGTTTCTCGGCGGAGCCATTCTCTACCAACTCGGTCTGCGCGCACCTCACCCGCAAACCGCCGTCGATTATCTCTTTTGGCTGGTCGGCCTATCCTACGCGCAGGCGCTCTTCTCCGCGGCGGTGCTGCGCAAGATTCAGCACTTCAAGGTTTTCACTCAGGTGCAGATTACCTGGGACCTGTTTTTCGTCACCAGCTTGATTTACCTGAGCGGCGGCATCGAGAGCATCTATTCCTTTCTCTACATCCTGGTCATCATCAGCAGCGCCCTGCTGCTGACCCGCCGTGATTCCCTGCTGGTCGCCTCGGCGGCCTCGATTCTCTACGGCAGCCTGCTTGACCTGCAATATTTCGGGCTGCTGCCGGTTTTGCCCGGCATGTATTTTTCCGACCAGATCGATGTCGGCACCGTTTTTTACGCCATCTTCGTCAATGTCATGGCCTTTTTCCTCACGGCGCTGCTCAGCGGCACCCTCTCCGAACGGCTGCGCCGTAGCGAGCAGGCCCTGGAGCGGCGCCAGATCGATTACGAGGAACTGGAAAATCTCAACCGCACCTTGTTGGCCAATATCAATAGTGGGTTGCTCATCATCAACCCCCAAGGCCGCATCCGCTTGCTCAACGCGGCCGGCAGCAAGATCACCGGCTATACCCTCGAAGATGTCTATGACCGCGACGTGCGCGAGGTGTTTCCGTCCCTGGGCGTCTATGAGGGTGAATTTCGTCTGGTGGCCCGTGGTGAGGCGCGCGTCGGCGACCGCTACGGAAAGGTTCACGTCATCGGCTATGATTCGACCCACTTGCGCGACCGCGATGAGCGGATTCTCGGCCTGCTGGTCACCTTTCAGGACCTCAGCCACGTCAAGCTGATGGAGGAGCAGCTCAAGCGCGCCGACCGTTTGGCCGCCGTTGGTCGACTGGCCTCGGGCATGGCCCATGAAATCCGCAATCCCCTGGCTTCCATCAGCGGGTCGGTGCAGTTACTCATGGAAGCAGGCAACGTCAGCGACGATGACAAGCGGCTGATGCGCATCGTGGTGCGCGAGGCCGATCGCCTCAGTCGGCTGCTCACCGATTTTCTGCTCTATGCACGCCCAAGCTCTCCGGTGCCAGAAAAAATCGACATCGCGGCGCTGCTTGATGAGCTTTCACAATTGCTGATGGCGGATGGTCGTTTTTCTGCTATAGAGATACACAAGGAATATGAAAGCGAGGTGTGGCTCGATCTGGATCGGCAGCAATTCCGTCAGGCCCTGTGGAATCTGGTCATCAATGGTGCCGAAGCCATGGGCGGGCGCGGGGCGCTCTATCTGGGCGCGCAAGCGGGCGGCCTGATCTGGGTTGAGGACTCTGGCCCCGGCATCGGGGCTGATCTGCGCCAAAAAATCTTCGAACCATTCTTCACCACCAAGGATTCCGGCACGGGTCTGGGCTTGGCGACCGTGCACGCCATCGTCACCGGTCACGGCGGCGAGATTGAATTGGAGCAGGGGCGCACGGGGGGCGCGAGGTTTGTGATTCGGTTGGGGGCGGGTTAA
- a CDS encoding O-antigen ligase family protein yields the protein MKKLDLAAFFSFLLASQFLTLTLFGGTSGINRFFLFVFISCFCLFSFFGFNGEFKINRLVIIPPLSIFFLYFSSLKSLVPFESFLFLGIFIGLSVLVLFSTHLEKSLGGFFDNCVCFLLVTGTIAASLGLFQYLWFIAFGPKIQVLIPNILLSVGSPRITGMYGQPNLFALFLSLVFLCYSYRYLHCDLQSGRLNRGHVWLRLIPVALVAFAFFQTGSRNGLLAMALVSLLVVYFIAKRRYLNKPEQFRERLLPLLGGVFVGYLVYRLLALGNVTTRSLVGVSDMSIDTRFVLWGSSLLMGFERPLLGVGFSNFNYFLADTQIIAQEKLRFLYESRSYTNWSHNEYLQMFAEGGVPAFLLFTGLALYILKRLIVGVVREGRGNDPAFVYSHLMLLPFFFMAFFSWPFRFAPLLALFAVILGCALSHGPTITWRPSRVTRFTFQGLAVCACALTVFLMTLDVKAASLRDALREGQSVEESFTDFQHLAYNPQTRYVALTRILPEMTRQVLEARDKTLALRLIPFAEDLAEMERAYWQWLLLSRLYFAAGLLEQAREAAEMAIHQQPVHEPAWQFLHYIDMTRAARDTGRPIESFFPGAVPTDHLLLENDHGGNRTAQPE from the coding sequence ATGAAAAAGCTAGATCTCGCTGCTTTTTTTTCTTTCTTGCTAGCCTCTCAATTTCTCACGCTTACCCTTTTTGGTGGTACTTCCGGAATTAATCGTTTTTTTTTGTTTGTCTTTATTTCTTGCTTTTGTCTTTTTTCTTTTTTTGGCTTTAATGGTGAATTTAAAATAAATCGCCTAGTAATAATTCCTCCCTTATCCATTTTTTTTCTTTATTTTTCCTCCCTAAAATCTCTAGTCCCTTTCGAATCCTTTTTGTTTTTAGGAATATTCATTGGATTATCGGTCCTAGTGCTATTCTCTACTCACTTGGAAAAATCGCTTGGCGGATTTTTTGACAATTGCGTCTGTTTTTTGCTGGTGACGGGCACGATTGCGGCATCTCTCGGCCTTTTTCAATACCTTTGGTTTATTGCTTTTGGTCCAAAAATCCAAGTCCTTATACCTAACATTTTATTGTCAGTTGGAAGTCCACGAATCACCGGAATGTACGGTCAGCCCAACCTGTTCGCCTTGTTTCTATCATTGGTTTTTCTTTGTTATTCTTATCGCTATCTTCACTGTGATCTGCAAAGCGGTCGTCTGAATAGAGGTCATGTCTGGCTGCGGTTGATTCCCGTGGCGCTGGTGGCTTTTGCTTTTTTTCAGACCGGCTCGCGCAATGGTCTTTTGGCCATGGCCCTGGTCAGTCTTCTGGTGGTCTATTTCATCGCCAAGAGGCGTTATTTGAATAAGCCGGAACAGTTTAGGGAGCGGCTTCTGCCTCTGCTTGGGGGTGTTTTTGTCGGATATTTGGTTTATCGATTGCTGGCTTTGGGTAACGTTACCACCCGAAGCCTTGTAGGTGTTAGCGATATGAGTATTGATACGAGGTTCGTTTTGTGGGGCTCGTCTCTTCTGATGGGTTTTGAGCGCCCATTGCTCGGGGTAGGGTTTAGCAATTTTAACTATTTTTTGGCCGATACCCAAATCATTGCCCAAGAAAAGCTGCGCTTTTTATACGAGTCACGAAGCTATACCAACTGGTCCCACAACGAATATCTGCAAATGTTTGCCGAGGGTGGGGTCCCGGCTTTCCTTCTCTTCACCGGCTTGGCTCTTTACATCCTAAAACGGCTGATCGTCGGTGTGGTCAGGGAAGGGCGCGGCAATGATCCCGCCTTTGTCTACTCCCATTTGATGTTGTTGCCGTTTTTCTTCATGGCGTTTTTCTCCTGGCCGTTTCGATTCGCCCCTCTTTTGGCCCTGTTCGCCGTTATCCTCGGTTGCGCTTTGTCTCACGGGCCGACCATCACCTGGCGCCCAAGCCGTGTGACGCGCTTCACCTTTCAAGGCCTGGCCGTGTGTGCGTGCGCATTGACGGTTTTTCTCATGACCCTGGACGTCAAGGCCGCCTCCCTGCGCGACGCCCTGCGCGAAGGACAATCCGTCGAGGAATCCTTTACCGATTTTCAGCATTTGGCCTATAATCCGCAGACGCGCTATGTCGCGCTGACGCGCATTTTGCCGGAAATGACCCGGCAGGTGCTTGAAGCGCGGGACAAAACCCTGGCCCTGCGGCTGATTCCCTTTGCCGAAGATCTTGCGGAGATGGAGCGCGCCTATTGGCAATGGCTGCTGTTGTCGCGTTTGTACTTTGCCGCCGGCCTGCTGGAACAGGCGCGTGAAGCGGCGGAGATGGCCATTCATCAGCAGCCGGTGCATGAGCCGGCCTGGCAGTTTCTCCACTATATCGACATGACACGCGCCGCGCGGGATACGGGCAGGCCCATCGAGTCCTTTTTCCCCGGTGCCGTGCCGACGGACCACCTACTTCTTGAGAATGATCATGGCGGAAATCGCACTGCACAACCTGAGTAA
- a CDS encoding sigma-54-dependent transcriptional regulator: MERHLLENKEFRILVVDDEESLREVLTIMLHREGYRVDAASDGGHALACLNEKDYDLIISDIKMPRVSGFELLKHVRETAPETVMIMITAFSSTEEAVEAMKQGAYDYITKPFKNEEIRLIVRNALERRSLRRESKQGKEEGGRRQTFGNLIGRSRPMQELYDLIEKVADTRVNVLITGESGTGKEVVAKAIHYNSDRRDMPFIPINCGAIPENLLESELFGHEKGSFTGAVSQKPGLFEVANQGTLFLDEIGELPPMMQVKLLRVIQEREFRRVGGTKNIRCDVRVIAATNKDLEGEVKIGAFREDLFYRLNVIRIELPSLRERREDIPLLVQHLYSKLTGREGFQIEETAMRRLLEYRWPGNIRELENVIERCVVLGAADKLTAECLPLPLQATPATGGEALSTEIPDSGFDLDAYLGNIEQEILHKALEKTGGVRKKAAELLGISFRSMRYRLAKFGISPDDDE; the protein is encoded by the coding sequence ATGGAGAGACATCTCTTGGAAAATAAAGAATTTCGTATTCTCGTGGTCGACGACGAAGAGAGCCTGCGTGAAGTGCTGACCATCATGCTGCACCGCGAAGGTTACAGGGTCGATGCCGCCTCGGACGGCGGCCATGCCCTGGCGTGCCTGAATGAAAAAGATTACGACCTGATCATCAGCGATATCAAGATGCCGCGCGTGAGCGGTTTTGAGCTGCTCAAGCATGTGCGTGAGACGGCGCCCGAAACGGTCATGATCATGATCACCGCCTTCTCCTCCACGGAGGAAGCGGTCGAAGCCATGAAACAGGGCGCCTATGATTACATCACCAAGCCCTTCAAGAACGAGGAAATCCGCCTCATCGTACGTAACGCCCTGGAGCGCCGCTCCCTGCGCCGGGAAAGCAAGCAGGGCAAGGAAGAGGGGGGGCGGCGTCAGACCTTCGGCAACCTCATCGGCCGAAGCCGGCCCATGCAGGAACTCTATGATCTGATCGAAAAAGTCGCCGATACGCGGGTCAACGTGCTCATCACCGGCGAAAGCGGCACCGGCAAGGAAGTGGTGGCCAAGGCCATTCACTACAACAGCGACCGGCGCGACATGCCCTTTATCCCCATCAACTGCGGTGCCATTCCGGAAAACCTGCTGGAAAGCGAACTCTTCGGCCACGAAAAGGGCTCTTTTACCGGCGCGGTCAGCCAGAAACCCGGATTGTTCGAAGTCGCCAACCAGGGCACCCTGTTTCTCGACGAGATCGGCGAGCTGCCGCCCATGATGCAGGTCAAGCTGCTGCGCGTGATTCAGGAGCGCGAATTTCGCCGGGTCGGCGGCACCAAAAACATCCGTTGCGACGTGCGCGTCATCGCCGCCACCAACAAGGATTTGGAAGGCGAAGTCAAGATCGGCGCTTTTCGCGAGGATCTCTTCTATCGCCTCAACGTCATTCGCATCGAGCTGCCGTCCCTGCGCGAGCGGCGCGAGGATATCCCCCTGCTGGTCCAACACCTCTACAGCAAGCTGACCGGCCGCGAGGGATTCCAGATCGAAGAGACGGCCATGCGCCGGCTGCTCGAATACCGCTGGCCCGGAAATATCCGCGAGCTTGAAAACGTCATCGAGCGCTGCGTGGTGCTCGGCGCCGCCGATAAGCTCACCGCCGAGTGCTTGCCTCTGCCCCTGCAGGCAACTCCCGCGACCGGCGGGGAAGCCTTAAGCACCGAGATCCCCGACAGCGGCTTTGACCTCGACGCCTACCTCGGCAACATCGAACAGGAAATCCTGCACAAAGCTCTGGAGAAAACCGGCGGCGTGCGCAAAAAAGCCGCCGAACTGCTCGGCATCTCCTTTCGCTCCATGCGCTATCGGCTGGCTAAATTCGGTATTTCGCCGGATGATGATGAGTGA